A part of Thiovulum sp. ES genomic DNA contains:
- a CDS encoding hypothetical protein (IMG reference gene:2508611015_SP): protein MPKWAFRLIELLKKEKEHSNFVELFKKYK, encoded by the coding sequence ATCCCAAAATGGGCTTTTAGACTTATTGAACTTTTAAAAAAAGAAAAAGAGCATTCAAATTTTGTTGAACTTTTTAAGAAATATAAATAG